The Luteitalea sp. genome has a segment encoding these proteins:
- a CDS encoding acetylxylan esterase — MPQNGGWQADPDIVKKREQERPKYLWQETDVPPYQLPDLLRTSAGTSVTTPKAWPQRREEILELFRNSMYGHRPGAPEQLSFQVVEEDSSAMNGAATLRRVAIHSAHEDRTHQFEVVLFLPNESREPVPVFLLLNNRRPENTDPTRQQQSGFWPAEEAIERGYGIAAIQNNDLAPDDQEHYSEGVIRLFEGEAAAGERDPDAWGALAAWGWGASRVMDYFETDSDVDTSKVALLGHSRGGKAALWAGAEDERFALVISNESGCGGAALSRRRYGETVRAVNRFPHWFNANFKTFNDREDELPFDQHMLLALIAPRAVYVASADEDLWADPRGEFRSLAHASPVYALYNHAPILPSDMPSLNRPLVAGNRGYHIRNGAHNLLKVDWQYLMDFADRLWHSKEEDMVDEM, encoded by the coding sequence ATGCCCCAGAACGGTGGCTGGCAGGCCGATCCAGACATTGTCAAGAAGCGAGAACAAGAACGGCCGAAGTATCTCTGGCAGGAAACCGACGTCCCACCCTATCAGCTCCCGGATCTATTGCGCACATCAGCTGGCACCTCCGTCACCACGCCGAAGGCATGGCCGCAAAGGCGGGAAGAAATCCTCGAGCTCTTTCGCAACTCTATGTATGGGCACCGGCCAGGCGCTCCCGAACAGCTTTCCTTTCAAGTGGTCGAGGAGGATTCATCAGCGATGAATGGAGCTGCGACACTGCGACGGGTTGCCATTCATAGCGCTCACGAGGACCGCACACACCAGTTTGAAGTGGTCCTCTTTCTGCCAAATGAATCGCGGGAACCTGTACCGGTATTTCTGCTGCTCAACAATCGCCGCCCGGAGAATACGGATCCGACACGGCAGCAACAGTCCGGCTTCTGGCCTGCTGAGGAGGCGATCGAACGCGGTTATGGGATCGCCGCCATACAAAACAATGACCTGGCCCCTGACGATCAGGAGCATTACTCTGAGGGTGTTATCCGGCTATTTGAAGGTGAGGCGGCTGCAGGTGAGCGTGACCCGGATGCGTGGGGAGCCCTGGCAGCCTGGGGGTGGGGGGCGAGCCGCGTCATGGATTATTTCGAGACGGATTCCGATGTGGACACCTCGAAGGTCGCGCTTCTGGGACATTCGAGGGGCGGCAAGGCTGCGCTCTGGGCCGGTGCCGAGGATGAGCGGTTCGCGCTGGTGATCTCGAACGAGTCTGGATGTGGTGGCGCTGCGCTGAGCCGGCGGCGTTATGGGGAGACTGTACGCGCTGTGAATCGCTTTCCCCATTGGTTCAATGCCAACTTCAAAACGTTCAACGATCGGGAAGATGAACTGCCGTTCGACCAACACATGCTGCTTGCGCTGATTGCGCCGCGAGCGGTCTATGTTGCTAGTGCTGATGAAGATCTCTGGGCGGATCCGCGGGGCGAGTTTCGTTCCTTGGCACATGCCTCCCCTGTTTATGCCCTTTACAACCACGCACCGATCCTGCCCAGTGATATGCCTTCGCTCAACCGCCCCCTCGTTGCGGGGAACCGCGGATACCATATTCGCAACGGTGCCCATAACTTGTTGAAGGTA